The Chryseobacterium aureum genome contains a region encoding:
- the dnaK gene encoding molecular chaperone DnaK: protein MSKIIGIDLGTTNSCVAVMEGKDPVVIPNAEGKRTTPSIVAFTEDGERKVGDPAKRQAVTNPTKTVYSIKRFIGTHFKDDASEITRVPYKVVAGPNDTVKVKIDDREYTPQEISAMTLQKMKKTAEDYLGQEVTRAVITVPAYFNDAQRQATKEAGEIAGLKVERIINEPTAAALAYGLDKNHKDQKIAVYDLGGGTFDISILDLGDGVFEVLSTNGDTHLGGDDFDDVIINWMADEFKAEEGVDLKSDAIALQRLKEAAEKAKIELSSSPQTEINLPYITATATGPKHLVKTLTKAKFEQLSADLVRRSMEPVAKALKDAGLSTSDIDEVILVGGSTRIPIIQEEVEKFFGKKPSKGVNPDEVVAIGAAIQGGVLTGDVKDVLLLDVTPLSLGIETMGSVFTKLIEANTTIPTKKSEVFSTASDNQPAVSIRVGQGERPMFNDNKEIGRFDLQDIPPAPRGVPQIEVTFDIDANGILSVSAKDKGTGKEQSIKIQASSGLSDEEIERMKKEAQENSAADAKRKEEVEIFNKADGLIFQTEKQLKEFGEKLSADKKAAIEAAHAELKTAFEAKNADDVKAKTEALDAAWMAASEELYAAGQQPGADAGAGAQNAGGNAGAEDVQDADFEEVK from the coding sequence ATGAGTAAAATAATTGGAATTGACTTAGGAACAACCAACTCTTGTGTTGCTGTAATGGAGGGTAAAGACCCTGTTGTTATTCCTAACGCAGAAGGTAAAAGAACTACTCCTTCTATCGTAGCTTTTACGGAAGACGGAGAGAGAAAAGTAGGTGATCCTGCAAAAAGACAGGCTGTAACGAATCCAACCAAAACGGTTTACTCTATCAAAAGATTTATTGGAACGCACTTTAAAGATGATGCTTCTGAAATCACAAGAGTACCTTATAAAGTAGTTGCCGGACCCAACGATACCGTAAAAGTAAAAATCGACGATAGAGAATATACACCACAGGAAATTTCTGCAATGACGCTTCAGAAAATGAAGAAAACTGCTGAAGATTATCTTGGTCAGGAAGTAACAAGAGCGGTAATTACTGTTCCTGCCTACTTCAACGATGCACAGAGACAGGCTACTAAGGAAGCTGGTGAAATTGCAGGTCTTAAAGTAGAAAGAATTATCAACGAGCCTACGGCTGCAGCGTTAGCTTACGGTCTTGATAAAAACCATAAAGATCAGAAAATCGCAGTATATGACCTTGGAGGGGGTACTTTCGATATCTCTATCCTTGATTTGGGAGACGGTGTATTCGAAGTATTGTCTACAAACGGTGATACACACTTAGGAGGTGATGACTTTGATGATGTGATCATCAACTGGATGGCTGATGAGTTCAAAGCTGAAGAAGGTGTAGATTTAAAATCAGATGCCATTGCACTTCAAAGATTAAAAGAAGCAGCTGAAAAAGCAAAAATTGAATTATCTTCTTCTCCTCAGACAGAGATCAACCTACCTTATATCACAGCTACAGCTACAGGTCCTAAACACTTAGTGAAGACCTTAACAAAAGCTAAATTCGAGCAATTATCTGCTGATCTTGTAAGAAGATCTATGGAGCCTGTTGCTAAAGCATTAAAAGATGCTGGTTTATCAACTTCTGATATTGACGAAGTAATCTTGGTAGGTGGTTCTACAAGAATCCCGATCATCCAGGAAGAAGTAGAAAAATTCTTCGGTAAAAAACCTTCTAAAGGAGTAAACCCGGATGAGGTGGTAGCAATTGGTGCCGCTATCCAGGGAGGTGTATTGACAGGTGATGTAAAAGACGTATTATTACTTGACGTTACTCCGCTTTCTTTAGGAATCGAAACAATGGGTTCTGTATTCACGAAATTAATTGAAGCGAATACTACCATCCCAACTAAGAAATCTGAAGTATTCTCTACAGCTTCTGACAACCAGCCGGCTGTAAGCATCAGAGTAGGACAGGGTGAAAGACCAATGTTCAACGATAACAAGGAAATCGGTAGATTTGATCTTCAGGATATTCCGCCTGCACCAAGAGGAGTTCCTCAAATTGAAGTAACATTCGATATTGATGCAAACGGTATCCTAAGTGTATCTGCTAAAGATAAAGGAACTGGTAAAGAGCAGTCTATCAAAATTCAGGCTTCTTCAGGCCTTTCTGACGAAGAAATCGAAAGAATGAAGAAAGAAGCTCAGGAAAACTCTGCAGCGGATGCTAAGAGAAAAGAAGAAGTTGAAATCTTCAACAAAGCAGACGGATTGATCTTCCAGACTGAAAAGCAATTGAAAGAATTCGGTGAGAAACTTTCTGCTGACAAAAAAGCAGCCATTGAAGCAGCTCATGCAGAATTAAAAACAGCTTTCGAAGCTAAAAATGCTGATGATGTAAAAGCTAAAACTGAAGCGTTAGATGCAGCATGGATGGCAGCTTCTGAAGAATTATATGCCGCTGGCCAGCAGCCGGGTGCTGATGCAGGTGCAGGTGCTCAGAATGCAGGTGGAAACGCCGGCGCTGAAGATGTACAGGATGCAGACTTTGAAGAAGTCAAATAG
- a CDS encoding T9SS type A sorting domain-containing protein, with protein MKRAIVLIFFLTISSGKLMSQTLTFLYEDGGNQIERKYCADCAAHSKSATNGLTDKKEFPPPEYQVKIYPNPTKDRATLVWSSELGSMIEKAEYVAYNFTQYRELKLDKRENKAVLDLSDQPIGMYVVIFYLTTGEKLTYKILKQ; from the coding sequence ATGAAAAGAGCTATAGTGTTAATTTTTTTCCTGACAATCTCATCAGGGAAATTGATGTCGCAGACGCTTACATTTCTTTATGAAGACGGTGGAAACCAGATCGAACGGAAATATTGTGCTGACTGCGCTGCCCATTCGAAAAGTGCAACCAATGGTCTGACAGACAAAAAAGAGTTTCCTCCTCCGGAATACCAGGTGAAGATTTATCCCAATCCCACCAAAGACAGGGCTACTCTGGTCTGGTCCTCTGAGCTTGGGAGTATGATTGAAAAAGCGGAATATGTCGCTTATAATTTTACCCAGTACAGGGAACTGAAACTTGATAAGAGAGAAAACAAAGCCGTTCTGGATCTGTCTGATCAGCCTATCGGAATGTACGTTGTCATTTTCTATCTGACTACAGGTGAAAAACTGACTTACAAAATCCTTAAACAATAA
- the ppk1 gene encoding polyphosphate kinase 1 — MSIHFNPRDITWLAFNERVLQEAMDEKVPLHLRIRFLGIFSNNLDEFFRVRVAGLKRAMDFKEKVIAESFYQPPSKILQRINEIVMRQQLNFDKTWKKIQTEMADHKVSIKNSKNLTPRQKEFVRQYFDEVVESNVIPILLHENTPMPYLRDKSLYLGVAMRKKDWQYSSNYAIIEIPSRFVGRFVLLPTEDPEEKNVMLLEDVITFNLPHIFSYFGYDEFSANAFKVTKDAELDLDNDIKTNFAEKIEKGLKNRRKGKPTRFVFDKDMDKALLELLIRKLNLTKKDSIIPGGKIHNFKHFMDFPDVFEKYERPVERTSFTHQAFEHGERVTDVILKEDVLLTFPYHKYNPVIDLLREAAMDPDVKSIQITAYRLASSSKIINALIYAARNGKEVTVMLELQARFDEESNLEWKDMLEPEGITVLVGIPNKKVHAKLCVIKKRSHNKTIQYGFVSTGNFNEKTARIYGDHLLLTADRGIMADINKVFNVLKKPKDDFIPILKTCKNLLVCPQFMREKIVHHIDKEIEEAKAGRRAEIIVKVNSMSDRMLIEKLYDAAKAGVVIRLIVRGIYCAVNQKDFKEKIKAISIVDEYLEHARVMYFYNKGSEDMYISSADWMTRNLDYRIEAAAKITDKNLKKELTDILDIQLRDNVKARILDKKLSNEYIRNDKKECRSQIETYKYLKAKTTKK, encoded by the coding sequence ATGTCAATACACTTTAATCCCAGAGATATTACATGGCTTGCCTTTAATGAAAGAGTTTTGCAGGAAGCTATGGATGAAAAAGTTCCCTTACATTTAAGAATACGTTTCCTTGGAATTTTCTCCAACAATTTAGATGAATTTTTCAGAGTGCGTGTTGCCGGATTAAAGCGTGCCATGGATTTTAAGGAAAAGGTGATTGCTGAATCTTTCTACCAGCCGCCATCCAAAATTCTTCAGCGCATCAATGAAATTGTCATGAGACAACAGCTGAACTTCGATAAAACCTGGAAAAAAATCCAGACCGAAATGGCTGATCATAAAGTTTCCATTAAAAATTCCAAAAATCTTACTCCAAGACAGAAAGAGTTTGTCCGGCAGTATTTCGATGAGGTGGTAGAATCTAATGTCATTCCGATTCTCCTTCACGAAAATACTCCAATGCCCTATTTAAGAGACAAAAGTCTTTATCTGGGGGTGGCAATGAGAAAAAAAGACTGGCAATATTCCAGCAATTATGCGATTATTGAAATTCCTTCCCGTTTTGTAGGAAGATTCGTATTACTGCCCACTGAAGATCCTGAAGAAAAGAATGTAATGCTGCTGGAGGACGTGATCACCTTCAACCTTCCGCATATATTTTCTTATTTCGGGTACGATGAATTCTCTGCCAATGCTTTTAAAGTAACGAAAGATGCTGAGCTGGATCTTGATAATGACATCAAAACCAACTTTGCAGAAAAGATAGAAAAAGGACTCAAAAACAGAAGAAAAGGAAAGCCTACCCGTTTTGTTTTTGATAAAGATATGGATAAAGCCTTGCTGGAACTCCTTATCAGAAAGCTGAATTTAACCAAGAAGGACAGCATCATTCCCGGAGGAAAAATTCATAATTTCAAGCACTTTATGGATTTTCCTGATGTTTTTGAAAAGTATGAAAGACCGGTGGAAAGAACTTCTTTTACGCATCAGGCTTTTGAACATGGGGAAAGAGTAACTGATGTCATTTTAAAAGAAGATGTGCTTCTAACCTTTCCTTACCACAAATATAATCCGGTGATTGATTTGCTTCGTGAAGCCGCCATGGATCCGGATGTAAAGTCTATACAGATCACGGCCTACCGCCTGGCCAGCAGCTCAAAAATTATCAATGCTTTAATTTATGCTGCCAGAAATGGCAAAGAAGTAACGGTAATGCTGGAACTTCAGGCAAGATTTGATGAAGAATCCAATCTGGAATGGAAAGATATGCTGGAACCGGAAGGAATTACCGTGCTTGTGGGCATTCCTAACAAAAAAGTGCATGCCAAACTCTGTGTCATCAAAAAGAGATCACACAATAAAACCATCCAGTATGGATTTGTAAGCACCGGAAACTTCAATGAAAAAACAGCAAGAATATATGGTGACCATCTGTTATTGACTGCTGACCGCGGAATCATGGCAGATATTAATAAAGTTTTCAATGTCCTGAAAAAACCTAAAGATGATTTCATTCCGATTTTGAAAACTTGTAAAAATTTATTAGTTTGCCCTCAGTTTATGCGTGAAAAAATTGTTCACCATATTGATAAAGAAATCGAGGAAGCTAAAGCCGGACGAAGAGCAGAGATCATCGTAAAAGTAAACTCTATGAGCGACAGAATGCTGATAGAAAAACTATATGATGCAGCCAAAGCCGGCGTAGTTATAAGATTAATTGTAAGAGGAATCTATTGTGCCGTAAACCAGAAGGATTTTAAAGAAAAAATAAAAGCCATCAGTATTGTAGACGAATATCTGGAACATGCCAGAGTCATGTATTTTTACAATAAAGGTTCCGAAGACATGTACATTTCTTCCGCTGACTGGATGACCAGAAACCTGGATTACAGGATTGAAGCCGCTGCCAAAATCACAGATAAAAACCTTAAGAAAGAATTAACAGATATTCTTGATATTCAGCTTAGGGATAATGTGAAAGCCAGAATTCTGGACAAAAAACTGAGCAATGAGTATATACGGAATGATAAAAAAGAATGCCGGTCACAAATAGAAACCTATAAATATTTAAAAGCTAAAACAACTAAAAAATGA
- a CDS encoding polymorphic toxin type 23 domain-containing protein, whose protein sequence is MRKKLSLLSLLFWVVGWIHAQSTGQTGGELSVSPTGGASYSIPIATLPGIKNIAPGISLSYSSQAGNGIAGWGWNITGISSITRVASTKFHDGLIDAVNFNEKDRFTLDGQRLILKSGIYGQNGAEYQTENYSNNKIISYGYIAEGPEYFAVYYPDGRIAKYGYVGNFSQAGNSLEWKIVSIEDPQGNQMKFSYESINGYIYVKSIEYGNNSVVNPTQNVNKINFYYKAASRSDQIYIYSYRVIHSERKLDRIEILGNDKLFRKYQLTYDTTSLNYERLISVQQFNGSGESVKPVLFEYDTTENGLTNNSKTVTSVSPAYDNTNWQYTSGYFDNDGSIDFMTYPNSRDKVYRFNSTQLAVTNSNLSGSLTNIEKFTDIFSTKLVLANNKFYNLDAVSTITAANTGSTNLSDEEIVKINNYIPNNSTNSLDLAFSNYYRFENALNERCIVINDSNTYYSRIPKKYLSGDFDGDGVSDLLAITLPYSISQTYNCGGSLDPSAKTTAKPPVGCCTQGYNVDGSTVYMLKLDPNNTAPQQPAVLGYNNVIKSASKLYAADFDGDNVLDIYVVNPGQIVVLGMKNGAFVQKAVFSGNLIKSEFPVYIADFNGDGKTDLITPIADANSNWYILMSNGGFFEATVRDIGAKYFKPKVDNLCYPITSGGNYPNNLCGYMLQQFYYTFTDINGDGKADMFYHDILTPYNVPEDGYAKNYPYLTYGDNYTVRDRGGVKYNMGSDINGLPNFSPYIDSWQNNHTYGGATNKGTPIFLNNPNVANQNLDYAFFGGDKIKYVSFKKDNRVDVTIKRIKENDLITNITYDTAVDTGGGTGSYVADHSEEYPYINLNIAPSIKLVKRVEKSFNGETKIQDYKYKGAVVNMEGLGFIGFKGLAVSTVYGGNITQPLWTVSLQDPQKRGAVSESFQMSGAVSFSAPSSFISKTINTYNTSLLPNKVFVNLPTQVQQIDNLAGVTTNQYYELYDTYYNPKRIRNVASGGEKITLVDYEDNAAPANSQYYIGRILKKTVTQTLGTDTYSTEEQYSYTGNLVTQTRKKGNNTDYITEDISYDPFGNSVLKTLSAPGMMPREEKMQYDPSGRFPVKSTDIQGTSSLFTYDTDFGVLLSRTNHLNQTISYTYDNWQRKSEEKDIYGNSTQLSYEWITSGDFSNGTKLRIADPTGAVQETITDNWGRKRLERALSINNKWIEKRTDYDVQDRAYRESDPYFSTSAPSKWTVTEFDSYGRVVKVNFPSGKIITSSYNGLSATVIDGQKTQTITKDEWGNKIKLTDNGGVITYSYYANGALKSTNYQGHIITVEQDGWGRKTKVSDPSVGGDYTYVYDNFGQLLHEINPKGKTDYAYDQFGRLAKKDISGDHTDIKISYTYDANGFLTAETGSSNGVSNSYTNEYDSFYRLKKRVEDNGTAVFTKHFTYDGFGRTKTEIKETVLGTLTSSYGIENLYASCGLLDKIKNIAGTVIWQLNEINEKGSILSAALGNGVSITNQYSANNFLQESRHINGSNSVLLSNTYDFEDISGLLNKRKNDAVPISIVENFGYDAMQRLISWTDVAGNQTQSYDAFGRIDNNSVVGEYKYESANRYRKKGINLNLSGDSYYSVPANQLQQISYNAYKNPVEITQDNNQLVKFAYNIHQTRSNSEYNYNKSFLFYGRHKSYSDDNTVEIIEYSYPGKPSATALGTRIITYVAGNPYSAPAAYIKDFYVTGQVMKEGLHYLHRDYQGTILAISDEVGKAEEKRHFDAWGNLMYLEQNGTKVSLKGFPDLMIERGYTGHEHFFQVGLIHMNGRMYDPKLHTFLSVDNFIQDSFNSQNYNRFGYVLNNPLMFIDQGGEFAWVLVYVGAIIGAVMGATSYIGHAIQTGNWNWGQFGLSILGGAVSGAIMGALDGGASSALTWGAIAGYAATGLVSGLMPSYSMDLGGGFGFSVSPSIAFGKGFSVGASFSVSYRKGDFGIAAGFGVSYKISHAGSGLSGWEYRKSIMAGTLGTEGNLGVMLGTNMWSGLHEQRTGIVKLVSGDFSLTYENDGAPFGKIGLGDNNDSYRTAAMSLSIGDFHAGFNLFTGVRNSSTYEENPENETKYQYDYREMRKYGRDDYLPGAYGEKYTHGLVAEQGPRYRLGAAYVGWGNFRIGVNSEWIRHGIQNVLAHRWISPQPAFLMLSNNWAPYFQYQTVNEFTSW, encoded by the coding sequence ATGAGAAAAAAGTTATCTCTTTTATCCCTGCTCTTTTGGGTGGTTGGATGGATACATGCACAGAGCACGGGGCAAACTGGCGGAGAGCTATCCGTATCTCCCACTGGAGGTGCCAGTTATTCAATACCTATTGCCACACTTCCCGGAATTAAGAATATTGCTCCCGGAATTTCCCTGAGTTACTCCAGCCAGGCAGGAAACGGAATTGCCGGATGGGGCTGGAATATTACAGGAATTTCCTCCATTACAAGAGTGGCTTCAACCAAATTCCATGATGGTCTTATTGATGCTGTAAATTTCAACGAGAAGGACCGTTTTACACTGGATGGACAAAGGTTGATCTTGAAATCCGGAATATACGGACAAAATGGAGCCGAATATCAGACCGAAAATTATTCAAACAATAAAATCATTTCCTACGGTTATATTGCAGAAGGCCCGGAATATTTTGCCGTTTATTATCCCGATGGAAGAATTGCCAAATACGGATATGTGGGAAATTTTTCCCAGGCAGGAAATTCTTTGGAGTGGAAGATTGTTTCCATAGAAGATCCTCAGGGCAACCAGATGAAGTTTTCTTATGAAAGTATCAATGGCTATATCTATGTAAAGTCTATAGAGTACGGAAACAATTCGGTGGTGAATCCCACTCAGAACGTAAATAAAATTAATTTCTATTATAAGGCCGCTTCCAGATCAGATCAGATCTATATTTACAGTTACAGAGTTATTCATTCTGAAAGAAAGCTGGACAGAATTGAAATTCTGGGAAATGATAAACTGTTCCGGAAATATCAGCTGACCTATGATACCACTTCCCTGAATTATGAAAGGCTGATCAGCGTACAGCAGTTTAATGGCAGCGGAGAGAGTGTAAAACCGGTTTTGTTTGAATATGACACTACAGAAAACGGACTCACTAATAATTCAAAAACGGTCACCTCTGTATCGCCGGCCTATGATAATACAAACTGGCAATATACCTCAGGATATTTTGATAATGACGGATCAATAGATTTCATGACCTATCCTAACTCCAGGGACAAGGTATATCGCTTTAATTCTACGCAGCTGGCTGTTACCAATTCTAATCTCTCGGGAAGCCTCACCAATATTGAAAAATTTACGGATATATTTTCAACAAAATTAGTGCTGGCTAATAATAAATTTTATAACCTTGATGCGGTAAGCACTATTACGGCGGCCAATACCGGGAGCACCAATCTGAGTGATGAGGAAATAGTTAAGATTAATAATTATATTCCAAATAACAGCACCAATTCATTAGATCTGGCATTTTCTAATTACTACAGGTTTGAAAATGCTCTCAATGAAAGATGTATTGTGATTAATGACAGCAATACCTATTATTCCAGGATCCCTAAAAAATATTTAAGCGGAGATTTTGATGGAGACGGGGTTTCAGATTTGCTGGCCATAACGCTTCCTTACAGCATCAGCCAGACCTATAACTGCGGCGGTTCGTTGGATCCGTCAGCAAAAACAACAGCTAAACCCCCTGTTGGATGCTGTACACAAGGATATAATGTGGATGGCTCTACCGTTTACATGCTGAAACTGGATCCCAATAATACAGCACCGCAACAACCTGCTGTACTGGGATATAATAATGTGATAAAGTCGGCCTCCAAACTCTACGCAGCCGATTTTGACGGAGATAATGTGCTGGATATTTATGTGGTTAATCCCGGGCAGATCGTCGTTCTGGGAATGAAGAACGGGGCTTTTGTACAGAAAGCTGTATTCTCCGGTAATCTGATCAAGTCTGAATTTCCGGTTTACATCGCTGACTTCAATGGAGACGGAAAAACAGATCTTATTACACCGATTGCCGATGCCAATTCCAATTGGTATATTTTGATGTCCAATGGGGGATTCTTTGAGGCGACCGTACGCGATATCGGGGCTAAATATTTTAAGCCTAAAGTTGATAACCTGTGTTATCCCATTACATCAGGAGGAAATTATCCTAATAACCTCTGCGGATACATGCTGCAGCAGTTCTATTATACATTCACGGATATTAATGGTGACGGAAAGGCAGATATGTTTTATCATGACATTCTGACTCCTTATAATGTTCCTGAAGACGGATATGCAAAGAATTATCCCTACCTGACGTACGGCGACAATTATACGGTAAGAGACAGAGGAGGTGTGAAATACAATATGGGCAGCGATATCAACGGACTCCCGAATTTTTCGCCCTATATAGACAGCTGGCAGAATAATCACACCTATGGCGGTGCTACCAATAAAGGAACTCCGATATTTCTGAATAATCCCAACGTTGCCAATCAGAATCTAGATTATGCGTTTTTTGGCGGAGACAAAATAAAGTATGTTTCTTTCAAAAAAGATAACAGGGTAGATGTTACCATTAAAAGAATCAAAGAAAATGATCTGATTACCAATATTACTTATGATACGGCAGTAGATACGGGAGGGGGTACCGGCAGTTATGTTGCAGACCATTCGGAAGAATATCCTTATATCAATCTGAATATCGCTCCTTCCATAAAGCTTGTGAAACGGGTAGAAAAAAGCTTCAACGGAGAAACAAAAATACAGGATTACAAGTATAAAGGAGCTGTGGTCAACATGGAAGGACTGGGCTTTATCGGCTTTAAAGGGCTTGCCGTATCAACCGTTTATGGAGGAAATATCACCCAGCCGTTATGGACAGTCTCTCTGCAGGATCCACAGAAAAGGGGAGCTGTGTCAGAAAGTTTCCAGATGAGCGGTGCGGTAAGCTTTAGCGCTCCGTCTTCATTTATTTCCAAGACCATAAATACCTATAATACATCTCTTCTTCCTAATAAAGTCTTTGTCAATCTTCCAACGCAGGTACAGCAGATTGATAATTTGGCTGGAGTTACTACCAATCAATATTATGAACTGTATGACACGTATTATAACCCTAAGAGAATTCGGAATGTTGCCAGCGGAGGAGAAAAAATAACGCTGGTAGACTATGAAGATAATGCTGCTCCTGCCAACAGCCAGTATTATATTGGGAGAATACTTAAAAAAACAGTTACACAGACTCTGGGTACAGATACTTATTCTACAGAAGAACAATACTCATATACCGGAAATCTGGTCACCCAAACCAGGAAAAAAGGGAACAATACAGATTATATTACAGAAGACATCAGTTATGATCCTTTTGGTAATTCAGTCTTGAAAACACTTTCTGCTCCAGGGATGATGCCAAGAGAAGAAAAGATGCAATATGATCCGTCCGGCAGATTTCCTGTAAAATCTACGGACATCCAGGGAACTTCGTCACTGTTTACCTATGATACAGATTTTGGAGTACTGCTTTCCAGAACCAATCATCTTAATCAGACAATCTCTTATACGTATGACAACTGGCAGCGAAAATCTGAAGAAAAAGATATTTATGGAAATAGTACACAGCTGTCTTATGAATGGATTACCTCAGGAGATTTCAGTAATGGTACAAAACTGAGAATAGCGGATCCTACAGGCGCGGTTCAGGAAACGATTACTGATAATTGGGGCCGTAAACGCCTTGAGAGAGCGCTTTCAATTAATAATAAATGGATCGAAAAAAGAACAGATTATGATGTTCAGGATCGAGCGTACAGAGAGAGTGATCCCTATTTTTCAACTTCAGCGCCAAGTAAATGGACCGTCACCGAATTTGACAGTTACGGAAGGGTTGTGAAAGTGAATTTTCCTTCCGGAAAAATAATTACTTCGTCATATAACGGTTTATCTGCAACGGTGATAGACGGACAAAAAACACAAACCATCACCAAAGATGAATGGGGAAATAAAATCAAGTTGACAGATAACGGAGGTGTAATTACTTACAGCTATTATGCCAATGGAGCCCTGAAATCAACCAATTATCAGGGGCATATCATTACTGTAGAACAGGATGGCTGGGGAAGAAAAACAAAGGTGTCGGATCCGTCCGTGGGGGGAGACTATACCTATGTTTATGATAATTTTGGACAATTATTACATGAAATTAATCCAAAAGGAAAAACAGATTACGCGTATGATCAATTTGGACGTCTTGCCAAAAAAGATATTTCCGGTGACCATACCGATATCAAAATTTCCTATACATATGATGCCAATGGATTTTTAACGGCAGAAACAGGATCTTCTAACGGAGTAAGTAACTCCTATACCAATGAATACGATAGCTTTTACAGGCTTAAAAAAAGAGTGGAAGATAATGGTACAGCAGTTTTTACAAAACACTTTACTTATGACGGCTTTGGAAGAACCAAAACGGAAATTAAAGAAACAGTGTTGGGTACACTCACCAGCAGCTATGGTATTGAAAATCTGTACGCTTCATGCGGACTTTTGGACAAAATAAAAAATATTGCAGGAACAGTAATATGGCAGCTGAACGAAATCAATGAAAAAGGAAGTATCCTGAGCGCAGCGCTCGGAAACGGAGTTTCTATTACGAATCAGTACAGTGCCAATAATTTCTTACAGGAAAGCAGGCATATCAATGGTTCTAATTCCGTACTATTAAGTAATACTTATGATTTTGAAGATATCAGCGGGCTTCTCAACAAACGCAAAAATGATGCTGTACCAATCAGTATCGTTGAGAATTTTGGCTATGATGCCATGCAGCGTCTTATATCCTGGACGGATGTGGCGGGAAATCAGACCCAGAGCTATGATGCCTTTGGAAGAATTGATAACAACAGTGTAGTAGGCGAGTACAAATATGAAAGTGCCAACAGGTACAGAAAGAAAGGTATTAATTTGAACCTTTCAGGAGATTCATACTACTCCGTTCCTGCCAATCAGCTGCAGCAGATTTCTTATAACGCCTATAAAAATCCGGTTGAAATTACACAGGATAATAATCAATTGGTAAAATTTGCTTATAATATCCATCAGACGAGATCCAATTCAGAATATAATTATAACAAATCTTTCTTATTCTACGGACGACATAAAAGCTATTCTGATGATAATACCGTTGAAATTATAGAATATAGTTATCCGGGAAAACCCAGTGCCACTGCTTTAGGAACAAGAATTATAACATATGTGGCAGGCAATCCCTATTCGGCGCCGGCAGCTTATATCAAAGACTTTTATGTCACCGGACAAGTTATGAAAGAAGGGCTGCATTATCTTCACAGAGATTATCAGGGAACAATTCTTGCTATTTCTGATGAGGTTGGCAAAGCTGAAGAAAAAAGGCATTTTGATGCATGGGGAAATTTAATGTATCTTGAGCAGAATGGTACCAAGGTAAGCCTTAAAGGATTCCCGGATTTAATGATCGAAAGAGGCTATACAGGACATGAACATTTTTTCCAGGTAGGATTGATTCATATGAATGGAAGAATGTATGATCCTAAACTGCATACCTTCCTGTCAGTTGATAACTTTATTCAGGATTCATTCAACAGCCAGAATTACAATAGGTTTGGGTATGTTCTGAATAATCCTCTGATGTTTATTGATCAAGGTGGCGAATTTGCGTGGGTCTTAGTGTATGTGGGAGCAATCATTGGCGCCGTGATGGGAGCCACCAGTTATATTGGTCATGCAATACAGACAGGGAACTGGAACTGGGGACAGTTTGGCCTTTCTATTCTGGGAGGAGCTGTTTCCGGAGCCATTATGGGGGCTTTGGATGGCGGAGCTTCCAGTGCGCTCACCTGGGGAGCTATTGCCGGATATGCAGCAACAGGACTGGTGAGTGGTTTAATGCCAAGTTATTCTATGGATCTTGGAGGAGGATTTGGATTTTCTGTTTCTCCATCCATAGCCTTTGGAAAAGGATTTAGTGTAGGCGCAAGCTTTAGTGTATCTTACCGTAAAGGAGATTTTGGTATTGCCGCAGGATTTGGGGTAAGCTATAAAATTTCTCATGCCGGAAGTGGACTAAGCGGCTGGGAATACAGAAAATCTATTATGGCCGGAACACTTGGCACCGAAGGGAATTTAGGAGTGATGCTTGGAACCAATATGTGGAGCGGTTTGCATGAACAGCGTACCGGTATCGTAAAACTGGTAAGTGGAGATTTTTCTCTTACTTATGAAAATGACGGAGCACCATTTGGCAAGATAGGATTAGGGGATAATAATGACAGCTACAGAACAGCCGCCATGTCTTTGTCAATAGGTGACTTTCACGCAGGATTCAACTTATTTACAGGAGTAAGGAATAGCTCTACTTATGAGGAAAATCCTGAAAATGAAACAAAATACCAGTATGATTACAGAGAAATGAGAAAATATGGACGTGATGATTATCTTCCTGGAGCTTATGGAGAAAAATATACCCATGGGCTTGTAGCGGAGCAAGGGCCTAGATATAGACTCGGAGCAGCATATGTCGGATGGGGCAACTTTAGAATAGGGGTTAATTCTGAATGGATCAGACATGGAATTCAAAATGTGCTGGCTCACCGATGGATCTCCCCTCAACCTGCATTTTTGATGCTTTCAAATAATTGGGCACCCTATTTTCAGTATCAAACAGTAAATGAATTTACATCATGGTAA